The Terriglobales bacterium genomic interval CTGATCGTGATCGTGCTGGTCGAGCCGGGGGGAATTCTGGGCGCGCTGCGCAATCTCACTGGCAGGGTCAGGAGGATCCGTGACCGCCGAGCAGACAAACAGACAGCCAATACTCCAGGCAAATCATCTGACGAAGTTCTTTGGGGGGTTGGCAGCGGTCCGGGACGTTAGTTTTGAAGTCCGCCGCGGACAGATCTTCGGCTTCATCGGCCCCAACGGCGCCGGCAAAACCACGCTGTTCAACATGATTGCCGGCACCTACAAGCCGACCACCGGCCAGGTGCTATGCCGCGGCAAGGACGTGACCGGGCTGCGCCCGTTCCATCTGGTGCAGGAAGGCATTGCGCGCACCCACCAGATCGTGCGCCCGTTCCGCAACATGACCGTGCTGCAAAACGTGCAGGTCGGCGCATCTTTCGGCCGTCAATCCCCCGGCCACAAACTTCCGCCCGAAGTCGCCATGGACGTGCTGCGCTCGGTCGGCCTGCATGATCAGGCCGCGACTCCGGCTTATACGCTGTCGGTCGGCAATCAGAAAAAGCTGGAAGTGGCGCGCGCCTTGGCCACCAGGCCCGAAATCCTTCTCTGCGACGAAATCTGCGGCGGCCTCACCCACGCAGAGACTGCGTCCATGCTCGACCTGCTCCGCCAGATTCGCGCCGACGGAACCACCATCATGTATGTGGAGCACGACGTCAAAGCGATTACCAGTGTGTGCGACCGCATTCTCGTGCTCAACTACGGCGAGAAACTGGCCGAAGGAACGGCCGAGCAGATCCAATTGGATCCCGCAGTGATCGAAGCCTATCTCGGCTCTGCCCCGAAAGGCTGGGACAATGCCTGACCCGCCGGCCAATGATGTCATGCTTTCGGTCGAGCACCTTGCCGCCGGCTACGGCGCGGTGCAGGTATTGTGGGACGTGTCACTCTCGGTGCCGCGCGGCCAGATCGTTACCGTGATCGGTTCCAATGGCGCCGGCAAAACTACTACCCTGAATACGATTATCGGGGTCATCAAAAGCAAGGGCGGTCGCCTCCTTTTCAAGGGCGAGGACATTACCCAGCTGCTAACGCACGAGCGCGTCAAGCGGCACATCGGCCTCGTCCCGGAAGGTCGCCAGCTT includes:
- a CDS encoding ABC transporter ATP-binding protein, producing the protein MAAVRDVSFEVRRGQIFGFIGPNGAGKTTLFNMIAGTYKPTTGQVLCRGKDVTGLRPFHLVQEGIARTHQIVRPFRNMTVLQNVQVGASFGRQSPGHKLPPEVAMDVLRSVGLHDQAATPAYTLSVGNQKKLEVARALATRPEILLCDEICGGLTHAETASMLDLLRQIRADGTTIMYVEHDVKAITSVCDRILVLNYGEKLAEGTAEQIQLDPAVIEAYLGSAPKGWDNA